CAGTAGTGAACTGAGAATAAGTATTTTCACCAAAATTACGCATATACCCCAATTCTGAATCGATAAAAAAAGTACCTCCGGTAAAATCGAGATTTTGACTTATCGATAAATTCCCATAAGAGTACAATGATTGTTGTTTACGATAAACATCGATATTACTCTCATAATCGTAACGTTTTGTAAAATCACGATTATACTGTATCGGAGTTGTTTTCAATGTAAGCGAAGGCAAACGCCCTGCTTTATAAGAACGATATTCCCAATAACTCGAAAGATATAAATTCTGAGTACGGAATGCCTGTAACGAACTATCTTTTGCTAACATGATACTTTGTTGCAGATCCAGTTTCATTTGTGAATAAGTATTCACAAAAAAAAGGCTTAATGAAACCGATATAATAAAAAATCTTTTTATAACCACATCTCTCATTTTACAAAAAATACTATGTTCATTTATCATTCCTGAAGTTTTCTTTTTTCCGATATATCCACCAATAAACCAAAGGAACAACGAACAGACTGACTGGCGTTCCGATAACCATTCCTCCTATTGTTGCTAAAGCCAATGGCTTTTCAAGTTCAGAACCCATATCGTGACTGAATAATAAGGGAGCCATACACACGATTGAAGTAAGACTGGTCATTAATATAGCGTTAAGTCGCCGACGACCTGCCTCATGAATAGCATCCATCAATCTCATTCCACTCCGTCTCAACTGATTCATTATATCAACTTTCAGAATACTATCGTTAATAATTATACCACATGTCACAATAATACCGATAGCCGACATAAGATTAAGACTATGCCCCAAAATAATCAGTAATCCTAAAGCTGCTGCTATATCAATCGGAATCTCAAGTAACACGATAAGCGGTTGCATAAAACTCTCGAACTGTGCAGCCAAAATAAAATACATCAGTAAAATTGAGATAAATAAAATGATCATAAGTTCTCCCAACATTTTTCGGTTAGAAAAATAAGAACCAGAAAAATCGACATCCCACTGATCATCTGCCGTAACATTTTTCTTTACGGTACGCACAACCTCTTCGGGATCATTTACATCATAAAAATTAAAAGGAAGATATTCGCCATTACGACCTGCAACAATTGTTTTTACATCTTCCGACTGTGAAATACTGACAAAAGAACTCAACGGAACCTGATTACTACCATTCACCGATATCAATGTATTATTAATAACATCCTCGACCTTATTCTCATCTCCCCCCAACATAATAGGTAAATACTGCTGATAAGATCTCAATAGTGTAATTTCATTCCCCTTGAAAGATGACTTTAATATTTGATATATATTATTATAGGATATATTATATAATAACAATCGTTCTTTATCGATATGCAGATTCAATTGTTTCTGAAAAGATATTCCGTCCGGAATATATCCGGTTTCTTTAACCAGGTATTTCTTTATTGATCTTATATTTTCTGATGTCGGCACTTTATCGGTTTCACGTGTATAATACTCGATCGTTAAATCTGGCTCTCCCGTAACAAATATCCGTTCGAAAATCGTACCTACAGGAGAAAATGTTACGATAGCATCAGGATATTTATCATTAAAATATCGACGTGTAATTTTTTTCATTTCCTCGAGATTTTCAGGTAGAAGAACACGGAAATATATTTCAGATTCCGAAGAGGTTTGTTCTTTTTCCGAATTTAAAAGAAATTGTTGCTGACCGATCAGAGCAGAATTTTCTACAGTCTTGTCTTCTACAAATTTTAAAAAATTATTGGTACGCGCTATATTTTCATTTAAATGAATATTCTGGTTCCATTCAATTTTAGCTAATAATTCTGTCTGACTTATATCGGGCATTTTTTCTTTGGGGATAATCACAAAAAGTAATGCGCATACAGGAAAAACAATAATCATAATAAAAGCAGTCAGGGTTTTATGTCTGAATATCCAAGATATACAAATACTATATATTCTTTCATGTACAGGTACTGTACCGGACTTATCTTTTATTTTTTTGAAAAAGGGATTTTTAATACTCGAAAATATACGAGGTACTTTTATAGAATAAATCAATTTATACAGGACCGGCAACAAAACAATCCCCGTAGCATAAGAAACCAGCAAACCCACAGTTACCGAAAATGCCTGATCGAAAAATAAAGCACCGGCAATCCCACTCAGAAAAATGAGAGGTACAAAAACCGATATTGTAGTCAGAGAAGAACTCAACATGGGAGCAATCACCTCATTGGTTCCCATTATACATGCTTCATCCAGAGAATAATTTTTATTTTGATATTGTCTTATATTATCAGTTACGATAATTGAACTATCGATCATCATTCCTAATGCCAACACGAGTCCGGTAAGAGAAATTACATTAAATGTGACATGGAACAAATAAAAAAACAGCAAGCAGATAATTAGAGAAACAAACATACTCAGTCCGATAATTAATGGAGACCGTACATCATTCATAAATAAGGCAGAAACTAACCAGACGAATATAAAAGCCAAAATTAAATTTTGTTGAAGATTCGAAATCGTATAATCAAGTAATTGTGTCTGATTCTGAGAAATATTAAATTCAATATCCGGATAATTTTTTGATAAATTTTCTATGACCCCATTAAGTGCAGCTTGCATTTTTCCCATATTTTCAGACGTTTGCTTAATGATCGCCATAGTAACTGCCCGCTTCCCATTATAATAGGCTACTCCATTTTCTTTTTCCGGAACCATTTCGACACGGGCAATATCTTTTAACTGGTATATCTTTCCATTCTTACGAATATAAGTATTAGCAACATCTTCTACTGTGCGCATTACTGAAGAAAAATTAATAATGTATTCGTAATAGCCGTCTTTTATGACCATATTACCCGGATCGACATTATTATTTTTTAAAGCCGACTCAATATCGGAATGAGTTATTCCGGAAACTTTCATCGTATTTTCATCCGGAACAATCTGAATTTGTTTATTCATTAGTCCGGTCACATCTACCATAGCAACTTGAGGCAATTGCTCTATACGACGCTTTATTACCGACTCGGAAAATTCGCATAAATCGAGAAAAGCATTTATATCGTTTTCTCCCTTTTCTTTCAATGTAAGATTCAAATTGAAAACAGGGATATCGGTTGCACTTGCTTTTATTACCTTCGGTCTCGATATTTCTTTAGGTAAATAATTCATCGCAGCATCTATTTTTTCATTCACTTCAATAAATGCCAGATCTGTATTTACTCCATATTCAAAACTCAACTTAATAACAGCACTCCCATCCCGGGTCTCCGATCGTATATCCTTCAATTTCCCAATCTGTAACAACTGTCTGCGAATAGGTGAAACTGCAGAATTCTCGAGTTCCCTCGCAGATGAATTGTTCGATGTTACCTGTATCGTTATTTCTGGGATAGCAATATTGGGCAATAAAGATACCGGAATATTAAGATATGTAATAATTCCTAATATAAAAAATGCCGTAAAGGCCATTAAAACAGCAATAGGACGATGTATAAGAAACCTTATCATTTAAATTCTTTTATACTGTTATTTTATTAATTGTACAGGTGTCTCATGAGCCAAATTTATATTCCCTTCATAAATAACGCTATCCCCATCCTGTAATCCTCCTGTAATTACATAACCATCTGAATTTTCCATCCCGGTTTCTACATAATTCCACATCGCTCGCCCTCCTTTCAATGTAAAAACCACTTTCCGATTTGTTCTCAACACCAAAGCTTCTTTCGGAATTACTAATTGCCTATCTACCATTCTTTGAACCAATACTTTAGCATTCATACCATCGTATAAACTATTTTTACCTTTGTCTAAAATCTTTGCTTTAATCCTTACCATACCATTTGCATCTACTACCGGATTTATCTCGGATATCTGTCCATTGACAACATAATTATTGATCGAATATGGAGAAATTTTTACCTTATCCCCAACTTTTAACAATGCGATTTCACTTTCAAGTACATTAAAAACGATTTCCAGATCATTATTTCCAATTATGCTACAAAAAACATCTGATCCCGACAAATTATATTCTTTTTGGGTAAGATTGGCCACCACTCCATCAAAAGGAGCATAAAGAACCGAATTACGCAAGTTATATTCCGCCATCTCATATTGTATGAGGCTATTGTCATAATTACTTCTGAGTTTTGCCACTTTCATCACACCTTCTGGTATATGCATCGAATCCTTAAGAGAATAGCCCTGACTAATAAGAACATCCTGTAATTCTAAACGTACTTTTTCGAGATTATCTTTTGACTGCTTCAAACTATTCATCAGTTTAAACGGATCTAAAGATGCAATTTTCTGTCCTTTCACAACTTTGTCCCCATTCTTTACATAAATACGGGATATAATCTCAGATGTTTCGAAACGGATATCAGCTTTTCGGGCTGCTGTAATTATTCCATTTGCAACTAATTCATGATGAAAATCACTATAAGTAAGCTTCATCGCTTTCACTTTATCCTGAGTTTCTGGTAATAGAGTCGAAACATTCCTTTCTTTTTCGCTCTTAGTAGCTGTATCATGACAAGCACTTATAAAAATCAAAGACACAATACTTATGATGAGAAAAAACTTTTTCATATATGCTGAAATTCTTAAATACTCTTACTAAATAACTCGGTTTTATAAAAATATATCATATTTATCATTTTACAAAAAAAATTTTAGGAAAATGTAATATAATTATTACTAAAAAAATTCCATAAAAAAGTTATTCCTATTGCGATAAACTTTGCCCAATAAAATGATATATTAAATCTCGAATGTGCCAGATAAAGAATAAAATTATTTATAATTAATCCCATAACCGAAATAATAATAAATAACGACATTTCTTTCGCTATTGCCGGATCTTGGCTGTGAAACGTCCAAATTCGATTTAAATAATAATTAAAGCAAACAGCAAAAATAAACCCGAGACTGTTTGACAAATATTTATACCATTTCAGTTTTTCCTTACAAAGAAAAGTAATTCCGAAATCGATAATCATCCCCAGAAATCCTACAATCCCGAAACGAATAAATTTAAAAAATAATATCTCCATATTTACCGTTTATTATTCTATTTTATGCCAAAACCGATCTTTCCGTATTCCATTTTCCCCTATCGAAAAAAAAGTACGACTCATACGTCCTACAATAGAACTTTCAGGAATATAGCCGTATTCTCTACTATCTAAAGAATTAGACCGATTATCTCCTAAAACAAAATAAAAATTTTGCATTGGAGCATAAAATTTCAAGATTACTCCATTAATATAAATTTTGTCATTTTCCCGGTAAATTGTATTTCCATCTTTTTCAATTACTTTTTTCATAATATTATAATTCGATGAGTCTATTCTTACCGCTTCTCCACAAACTAATATTCCTTCTATACGCTTAACATATAATATTTCTTCATTTTCAGGATTGCGAAATACAACCACATCATCAACATCCGGTTTTCTAAAACCGGGAAAACGACGATATCCCCAGTCATTTCCCGCATCGGCATTTCTTAAAGCAGGTATCCATGTAAAAATATTTATTATAGGTATATCCGACCATCGCCGTGGAACAATCCCTCCATATGTCAATCGATCTATCCATAACCAGTCTCCAGTCATGATAGTAGGTTCCATACTTGGAGAATTAACCGAACACGGTTCTCCTATTGTCAGCCTTATAAATATGGCCAATAATAACGTACCGATAAAAACAAAAAATATTTTTATTACTTTACTTCTCATCTGATTCAGAATATAATATCAATAAAGCATCATCATAATATACTCTGTATAATGCATTCATCATTTCAATCCACCTCGGTATACTCTGATAGCGGACACTGTACCCTATTCTTTCACAATATTCTCTTTCGAAATAAAGCCCCTTAGGCAAAACATAAATTAAATCTTTATTTTTTAAAACTTTATTGTCACGAACGTGCGAAATATTTATTAAATCGATATTTTTATCGATATAAAAACGTGCCGTTAAACCTTTACCCCAACCTTCGCTAAAGGGTCCATTTGAAATTAAACAACACACCGTTACACCTTCGGGATAATGTTCCCTAATGTAACGGGCCATTTGCGCCTTCCCGTTTCCGGCCGGTTTAAAAGTCATCATAATAAGACCTATGCTATTTATAATCATAAGAGCCAATAAAAGAAAATGAGTTATTGTTTTTACCGATTGCCCTTTTAGTTTTGGAGAAATCGACTGATAGGCTAAAACTAAAATAAATGGTGTGAAATTTACAATCGGGAAAAGAAATCGAAGCTCTTTATGAGGAATAAACGATTGAATTACCAAAAAAGGAATTATTGTCCATAATATCAGATTTTTAGAATCTAATACAAGTACAATTATCAATGCACATAAAATGATAAATCCTATAATAAGCGTAGGCGCATTCAATATCCTTTCAAAATAATAATACCATGGTGATATACCGAATATGGAAGCTACATCCTGAACTATATTATATTCGAAATATTTATATGGTGTAAAAACAAATTCTCCATAATACCAGCTATCGAGTAGTGTACAAAACACAAGAACAAATAAACCTCCGATAAAAATACCTGCTAACTGACGAATATTTGATTTCCGCACAATAATCATCCACAATAAAACCCCTATTATTGCCAACGCCATTTGAAAACGGAATTCAAAACTCATCCCCATTAAAATTCCGATTCCGATATAACGGAAAAAAGTATCTTTCAGCCCAGACTTATAAACTAATGCGACAGATAGCATCAACGTTAAACCAGCCCAAGATTCGGAGGAAAACCTTACGTTGACAAAAGGCAAGAACCATAATAAAAATGATAATATTACATATGCTGTATGATACCTTTTATCTATTGCAGGTAAAAAACTCCTCACAAA
The window above is part of the Coprobacter tertius genome. Proteins encoded here:
- a CDS encoding efflux RND transporter permease subunit → MIRFLIHRPIAVLMAFTAFFILGIITYLNIPVSLLPNIAIPEITIQVTSNNSSARELENSAVSPIRRQLLQIGKLKDIRSETRDGSAVIKLSFEYGVNTDLAFIEVNEKIDAAMNYLPKEISRPKVIKASATDIPVFNLNLTLKEKGENDINAFLDLCEFSESVIKRRIEQLPQVAMVDVTGLMNKQIQIVPDENTMKVSGITHSDIESALKNNNVDPGNMVIKDGYYEYIINFSSVMRTVEDVANTYIRKNGKIYQLKDIARVEMVPEKENGVAYYNGKRAVTMAIIKQTSENMGKMQAALNGVIENLSKNYPDIEFNISQNQTQLLDYTISNLQQNLILAFIFVWLVSALFMNDVRSPLIIGLSMFVSLIICLLFFYLFHVTFNVISLTGLVLALGMMIDSSIIVTDNIRQYQNKNYSLDEACIMGTNEVIAPMLSSSLTTISVFVPLIFLSGIAGALFFDQAFSVTVGLLVSYATGIVLLPVLYKLIYSIKVPRIFSSIKNPFFKKIKDKSGTVPVHERIYSICISWIFRHKTLTAFIMIIVFPVCALLFVIIPKEKMPDISQTELLAKIEWNQNIHLNENIARTNNFLKFVEDKTVENSALIGQQQFLLNSEKEQTSSESEIYFRVLLPENLEEMKKITRRYFNDKYPDAIVTFSPVGTIFERIFVTGEPDLTIEYYTRETDKVPTSENIRSIKKYLVKETGYIPDGISFQKQLNLHIDKERLLLYNISYNNIYQILKSSFKGNEITLLRSYQQYLPIMLGGDENKVEDVINNTLISVNGSNQVPLSSFVSISQSEDVKTIVAGRNGEYLPFNFYDVNDPEEVVRTVKKNVTADDQWDVDFSGSYFSNRKMLGELMIILFISILLMYFILAAQFESFMQPLIVLLEIPIDIAAALGLLIILGHSLNLMSAIGIIVTCGIIINDSILKVDIMNQLRRSGMRLMDAIHEAGRRRLNAILMTSLTSIVCMAPLLFSHDMGSELEKPLALATIGGMVIGTPVSLFVVPLVYWWIYRKKENFRNDK
- a CDS encoding efflux RND transporter periplasmic adaptor subunit; the protein is MKKFFLIISIVSLIFISACHDTATKSEKERNVSTLLPETQDKVKAMKLTYSDFHHELVANGIITAARKADIRFETSEIISRIYVKNGDKVVKGQKIASLDPFKLMNSLKQSKDNLEKVRLELQDVLISQGYSLKDSMHIPEGVMKVAKLRSNYDNSLIQYEMAEYNLRNSVLYAPFDGVVANLTQKEYNLSGSDVFCSIIGNNDLEIVFNVLESEIALLKVGDKVKISPYSINNYVVNGQISEINPVVDANGMVRIKAKILDKGKNSLYDGMNAKVLVQRMVDRQLVIPKEALVLRTNRKVVFTLKGGRAMWNYVETGMENSDGYVITGGLQDGDSVIYEGNINLAHETPVQLIK
- a CDS encoding GtrA family protein — its product is MEILFFKFIRFGIVGFLGMIIDFGITFLCKEKLKWYKYLSNSLGFIFAVCFNYYLNRIWTFHSQDPAIAKEMSLFIIISVMGLIINNFILYLAHSRFNISFYWAKFIAIGITFLWNFFSNNYITFS
- the lepB gene encoding signal peptidase I — encoded protein: MRSKVIKIFFVFIGTLLLAIFIRLTIGEPCSVNSPSMEPTIMTGDWLWIDRLTYGGIVPRRWSDIPIINIFTWIPALRNADAGNDWGYRRFPGFRKPDVDDVVVFRNPENEEILYVKRIEGILVCGEAVRIDSSNYNIMKKVIEKDGNTIYRENDKIYINGVILKFYAPMQNFYFVLGDNRSNSLDSREYGYIPESSIVGRMSRTFFSIGENGIRKDRFWHKIE
- a CDS encoding mannosyltransferase, which produces MTIKKYMVIKMTNNRRVYLLLFITVIYALTAYFSNGYHHPDEHYQIIEFAGLKAGWNDWVDMAWEYDAQIRPVLQPMIAFVVIELMSFVGTTDPFILAMCLRFLTAFFALFSICFFVRSFLPAIDKRYHTAYVILSFLLWFLPFVNVRFSSESWAGLTLMLSVALVYKSGLKDTFFRYIGIGILMGMSFEFRFQMALAIIGVLLWMIIVRKSNIRQLAGIFIGGLFVLVFCTLLDSWYYGEFVFTPYKYFEYNIVQDVASIFGISPWYYYFERILNAPTLIIGFIILCALIIVLVLDSKNLILWTIIPFLVIQSFIPHKELRFLFPIVNFTPFILVLAYQSISPKLKGQSVKTITHFLLLALMIINSIGLIMMTFKPAGNGKAQMARYIREHYPEGVTVCCLISNGPFSEGWGKGLTARFYIDKNIDLINISHVRDNKVLKNKDLIYVLPKGLYFEREYCERIGYSVRYQSIPRWIEMMNALYRVYYDDALLILYSESDEK